CCTCTCGGCTGGCAGTTGGCCAAGATTGCCGCCTCGGTGAGCATGGTGCTGGGCCTGGGCGTCATCGCGGTGCGCGTGAGCCCTCGGGTCGCGGGGCTTTTGGCGGGCTATCCACTGGGCACGGCGCTGGCGCTTTTTTTCATTGGCCTTGAAATCTCACCGCTCTACGCTGCGCAAAGCGCGGTCCATACCCTGGCAGGCTTTACCGCTACCATGGCCCTGGGCGCGGGCTACTGGCTTTGCGGGCGAACGCCCGGTATGAGAGGCATCTTGCTGGGAACCTGCGGGGGCCTGGCGGCCTGGTTCGCCGTGAGCCTGGTGCTTGCTCGGTTCGATTTCACGCGACTCTCCGGCACGCTTGTAACGCTGTGCGCCATCGTGGTGTTCAGTCTTCTGTTTCGGCGTATTCCCGACAGCGTGGCCAGCGCCCGAGCGCCGTTCTCCTGGCGGGCGCTCTTCGCGCGCGCGCTGCTGGCAACGGCGATCATTTTCGTCATTACCACGCTGGCCCACTGGGTACCGACCGCCTGGGCGGGGACGCTGGCCGCCTTTCCGATTACCATGCTGCCCTTTTTGCTGATTCTTCATCTGAGCCAGGGGCCCGCCCCAGCCGCCACGGTCATCAAGCACTACCCCATGGGGCTTGGCTCGCTCTGGAGCTATGCGCTGTGCGTTTCCTATACCTACGACGCCTGGGGGCTGGTCCCGGGAACGCTGGCAGGCTTTCTGGTCGCAACGCTCTGGCTTCTTGGTTGGATGAAGCTTCAACGCTGGTGGAGCGCACGCCGGCTCAAAGCAAGGCCCGGCGTTTGACCAAACGCGACCAGGCATCTATGCCAGGTATTCCACTCTTTAAAAGGGACGCCCATGTTCACACGCACCATCGACCCCGCTTTTTACGACACCGATGCGCTCGGCCACATCAACAACACGCGCCTGCCCGCCTGGTTCGAGCTTGCGCGCAACGATCTGTTCACGCTGTTCACGCCGGATCTCGACCCCAAAAAGTGGCGCCTGATGATGGCGCGCATGGAAGTCGACTACCGTGCTGAACTGTTTTACGGTCACCCCGTCGAACTACGTACCTACCTGACGCGCTTGGGCAACAGCTCGTTCACGGTGACTCAGGAAGCGCATCAGCTGGGTAAACTGACCAACGTGGGCCACACCGTCATGCTGCAATACGATCATCAGGCCAAGCGCGCGCTGCCCATCGAAGGCGAGCTGCGAGCCGCTTTGGAGGCGCACCTGCAGGACGCGCCCGCCTGATCCACCGCCCGTGCCGAGCGCAGGAGAGACCATGGCCATACGCTACAACCTTTGGCTCGAGCCGGACAACACGGCCAGACACAAGACCGTGGAGGCGGACCTGGAGCGCTATTTCGTGGAGCGTTTCGCCGACTATCCGCATATCCGCTTGTTCGGCGCCGACCCCTACGATTATGATGCCCCGTTCAATCGTCTGTATGACGTGCTGATCGCGCGCGCCGCCGAGTACTGCGAGCGCACCTGGTCCTACGTCGCCTCCCCGGAGCAGCTCAACCGCTGCTTTTTCCGCGCCGTGGGCCGCTCCAATAAATTTGTTCGAGACGAGCAACGCTAAGAGATTTTTTGATGGTAATCCGTACCGACCACGCCCCCACCGAGCATCAGCTTGAGATCATCACCCGACAGCTGGGCCGGGCGCCCCGCGGTATCGAAGCCGTCGCCGCCGAAGACGAACACGGCACGCCCCTGGCGCTGCGCATGGCGCCGATCGTCGACGGCAAGCCCTTCCCCACGCTGTACTGGCTCTGCTCGGACGTGCTCAAGATCGAAATCTCGCGGGTCGAGGCGGTCGGGGTGATCAAGTCGCTGGAGCAGCGCCTGCAGGAAGAGCCCGAGTTTCTGGAGCGCTACCGCCAAAGCCACCGTGACTACGTCGCCGCGCGCTGGTCGTTCATGAGCGAGTCGCAGCGCAGTGAGGTCGAGCGTCTTGGTTATCGTGAGGTGCTCACCGAGCGCGGCATCGGCGGCATCAGCAACTGGCAGCAGATACGCTGCCTGCACACCCAGTACGCCCATCACCTGGGCAGCCACAACGTGATCGGCGCCTGGATGGACGAGCACTACCAGATCGATCGCCACGTCTAGCGCTCTCTTCCCTTCACATAGACCACTGCATTACAGGAATCACGCCATGTCGCGCATCTGCGTTTATCTCGGCTCGCGCGAGGGCCAACGCCCCGCCTTCATGCAAGCGGCCCGATCGCTTGGCGAAACCCTGGCGACGCGCGGCCACACCCTGGTCTACGGCGGCGCGCGCGTCGGGCTCATGGGGGCGCTGGCCAATGCCGCTCTCGAGGCCGGCGGCGAGGTGATCGGCGTAATGCCGACCCATCTGGTCGAACGCGAGCAGGCCCACTTCGGGCTGACCGAGCTGATTCGGGTCGCCAACATGCACGAGCGCAAGGCCACTATGGCGGCCCACGCCGACGCTTTCGTGGCGCTGCCAGGCGGT
The window above is part of the Halomonas sp. GD1P12 genome. Proteins encoded here:
- a CDS encoding TIGR00730 family Rossman fold protein, giving the protein MSRICVYLGSREGQRPAFMQAARSLGETLATRGHTLVYGGARVGLMGALANAALEAGGEVIGVMPTHLVEREQAHFGLTELIRVANMHERKATMAAHADAFVALPGGIGTFEELFEIWTWGYLGLHEKPLALLDTEGFYAPLLAFLDNTVENGFLAPATRAMLMDAATPTALIEALESELR
- a CDS encoding acyl-CoA thioesterase, whose product is MFTRTIDPAFYDTDALGHINNTRLPAWFELARNDLFTLFTPDLDPKKWRLMMARMEVDYRAELFYGHPVELRTYLTRLGNSSFTVTQEAHQLGKLTNVGHTVMLQYDHQAKRALPIEGELRAALEAHLQDAPA
- a CDS encoding DUF501 domain-containing protein codes for the protein MVIRTDHAPTEHQLEIITRQLGRAPRGIEAVAAEDEHGTPLALRMAPIVDGKPFPTLYWLCSDVLKIEISRVEAVGVIKSLEQRLQEEPEFLERYRQSHRDYVAARWSFMSESQRSEVERLGYREVLTERGIGGISNWQQIRCLHTQYAHHLGSHNVIGAWMDEHYQIDRHV